The nucleotide window gtgccttttttatacagaatttagaaattcacaaaataaataaagtttggCATGGCCTAAATATTGAATCTCCAACGTATATATcatttgtatatatacatagcGAGATCCATGCCTGTTCCATTTTGCCTCAGAGGCATCTGAactgttttcttcttttgttttattaataaatGCCCTATTCTACTTTGGACAGGTAATCGAGAAAAAGGCAAGCATGTCCTCTGCAAAATGTGACGCAGAGGACATGCTTGACTTTGTTTTGGCTTCTAAGAAAATAAACTATTCCAGGTTGAAGTCCCAAAAGCCATCCAATGGACTCTATTCACGCACATGGGTTCCTCCGGAATGAATTTTCCTCCAAATGTTTTGGATTCCGTGCTCTGTGTTTTGGTGGCTACTTAGCCGAGTCTCTTTTATTTCTCCAGAATTGACAAGTCTGCTGCGTTACAGAGGACAACTGGCACATTTGCCGCCGCACCATCCGACGGTTGTTCTTCTTAAGGGAGGAGTTTGGTGCATGTGAGTATCTTTCCGAGTCTTAAATGTGAAATGTGACATCTTTGAAAAATCGGAAAGACTCCGACGGTCTGTTTCTTTAGGCACATCGTCACAAAAAAAAGGAGTAAACGATTCCATCCTGAGGCTGGACTGGCCAACCTTGATTGAGAGGCGCACAATGtggatgacatttaaaaaaaaaaagaaaatggaacaaaaagAACAACCACCATCAAGTCCAAATGGTCCCCATGTTTCTTTCTACTGGAAGCCCGTCAAGCTTCGGTGGGCTCCGTCTTTATTTGGATAAAGTTTGCGGGAATCTGCACGGAAAGGGGGAGCTCCTGCAGACCTTTGATGGCCTGCTGGGGCTGCAGAGACATCTCCCCCCGGACCTCCAGCTCCTCCACCGGGGTGAGACCTTCGCACGGGCTGCCGCTCTGGGAAGAGAATCCGTTGAAGGTGGGTACCTGGCCGAAGTTGTGACTGGCGTCGATGATCACAGTCCTGTACTGCAGCTCGGCCTCGCCGGCGTCTACTTCCTCCTTGGAGAAGGCGTCGGCCAGGGAGGGGTCGCCGTTGACCGTGGAGCGCAGGTAACCCGAGTCCATCATCTCCTCCTTCACTTGCAGCCCGCACAAATCGGCCGACTTCAGCACGGTGGCGATGACGGTGCCGGGCTGCTGCGCCACCATGGTTTGTCCGCAGGCGGTGTTTATGGCGAGCAGGCGCGggaggccagaggtgggggcgATGGAGCTTGGGCAGCCGGCGGACGGGCTGAGGGTGGCCACCAGCAGCTGTTGGTGGAGAGACTCCGGGAGGCCGTTGGCTGGCTGGATCGTCAGAACGTCGTTGGACATGGTCGCGTTGGAGGGGATGGACTGGAGGAGTGTGGCGCAGTGACCAGAGTCCCCATTGGGGAGAACGGTGGTGAGGGGAAGAGAACCCGGACCCGGGGATGTCAGGACAACTGGCAGCGAAGCGGAAGAGCTCAGCGACCTAGAAACGCAAGAATGCCTGTGTATAAAAAGTAGGGTCTTCACTGAGCACAATTTCAAAGAGCATTTACCTGATTTGAATGGCTTAACTAAATGTATCTTGTTTGATTGCTCTTGAAAAAATTGATTATGTATGGAAAAATACTGGCATGTGTGATCGCTAGAACTGTGGAACATTGGAAAACTAAATTGTGACATTAACAACAAGctaacgtttggcatttctatcttttcaggttaagaaaggCCGTTCACTTCAACAGAAAAGGCATTTTCCGTGTTCAAGTATGCTCAGACACTGAAGATGGTGCAGCGTACCGTCTTCACAAATTCTGCAAAGAAGGTACCAACTACAGAACAGATTAGGACTTGGCACCAcaaatttcaagaaaagtgcCGGAATGTGGgtttccacacttgctcttctaacacTCTTCCCTAGGACGATGCAGAAAGGCTTCACCTACCTGCCCTACAGTCTTAAAATTGTTGGCTTAAGAAATGggctcaaacattttggaacactatttgtgggccaaactcaatgaaaaatctGCACTAAACAGGTAAGAGTTTGATTTTGCTAACTTTACAGGTGTTACTCAAGATATCGGATCTCATGTCGTAGATGTCCTTACGGCATACTACCCTGAGAACGCCCGATCacatctgatctcggaagctaagcaggtctgattagtacttggatgggggcctgtgcttacagcacctggtatccccaggcagtctcccatcaaagtactaaccaggcctgacttagcttccgagatcagacgtgATCGGGCGTTCTCAGTGTAGTATGCCGTAAGCCCAACTAGGACATGCAATCCGATATCTTGAGTAGCACCTATAAAGTTAGCAAAACCAAACTCTTACCTGTTTAGTGCagatttttcattgagtttggcccgcaaatagtgttccaaaatgtttgagccCATTTCTTAAGCCAACAATTCTAAGACAGTAGGGCAGGTTGGTGAAGCCTTTCTGCATCGTCCTGGGAAGAgtgttagaagagcaagtgtggaaacCCACATTCCGgcacttttcttgaaatttgTGGTGCCAAGTCCTAATCTGTTTTGTAGATGGTACCTTCTTTGCAGAATTTGTGAAGACGGTACGCTGCACTATCTTCGGTGTCTGAGCATACTTGAACACGGAAAATGCCTTTTCTGATGAAGTGAacagcatttcttaacctgaaaagatagaaatgccaaatgttacacacaaaaacttgacacgtttttactgtaaaaatttgaggtcattacAATGAAcgttgtcaaaattattggccttacgaaatggggtcaaacatttcgGAAAACACTCTGTATACAATGAAAATATGTCAATAAAGGCTTTCCTCTGAAACTTGCCTATCATTCAATGAATTTCTTCTTCTTGGTGGCCTTGGAGTGGATAACATGAATAAAGATGTGAGGAACCGACGTACATACCTCAAAGAGTCTGCCCCCGGGTTGCCCTGCAGTATTTGCAGGAGTTGGTCCGCTTGTCCTCCTTGCGCTCCTCGCTGCAGGCTTTGCTCCAAGGGCTCTTTCTTCACCTGCTTGAACTGCTGGTGGGCCCTCCCCCTGGAGCCCCCTCGCGCCACCGACCTGCCGTTGGCCGACCTCTGGTGTCCGTACTCGTTGCCGCCGTCATCGTCTTCGTCCTCGATCACCACCAGATCGTCTGGCATCTCCTTGAACTGATAAACCAAACGCTGACCCTCCACCTTGGCCAGGATGCCTCGTTGGTAGTAGTACCTATAATTGAGGACAGAGGTGTGTTAAATGCGGCTGGGCAACTCTCAAATTAATGATTGATacgttcattttttaaacacctACTTTTAAATTAGTTATCCGTTTGCGTGTTGACTATGCAATTAATCGCAAGAAAAATTCTAATCCCTGTTCAGCCATGGAATTAAATTGTTATCAACTTTTACTGGAAATACAATCTAAAAAAATGAGTGGAAAAACACTAATACTAATTTTTGTTTGCCTAATCAAGTTTTTTAAAGGGATATTTTCAGTCTACGTTATCCTTAAACTATGGTTTGAATTAATGGTGGTGACTATATTTTGCGACCGCAGGCGGGTTtgcatcattgtttttttctttctgggcACGTTGACTGTTTCTCCCACCGCCCGCGGTGCAAAAATAACGGCACGTTTCCACAACAATGCCAACCCACCCCTTTCATACCTGAGCGCTCGTCCCATGGTCTCGTAGTTCATGTCGGGCTTGTTCTTGTGTTTGCCCCAAAGCTTGGAGACAGCCTTGGAGTCGACCAGCTTGAAGATGCCTTTCTCCCTCTGTGTCCACTTGATGTATTTGGGACAGGTGTTTTTGTCCTGCAGTAAGGCCAGAAGGAATTCCCACAGGTAGATGGTGTTGCCTGCAAATGAGGAGATGACTTTAACTTTCCTCTTTGCTATTGAACGACTTTAAAATGCCTGCATTGAAGCCCAAAAAAAGGCAAGTCACAATTGGCAAGTATTTCACTAACCACTAGGGCAGTGAGGACTttcaaagtccaaataatatgaaatagacaccataaaaaaCATTATCCCTACATTACAGATATTCAAATATTGCGGCAGATGaaccgcgataaacgaggtattactgtattgcgaTGGGGAAAATAACTGAGTCAATTAGCCTAATGTGCAATCGGCTTGGAACAAAGGTGGTTAAAAACAGTAACGCTCCCAGTGGCGGCCCGAATTCCAGCTGGTATGACAAGGTGATGTATATCCGGGAGACTAAAGCGTGTCACCCTGTGCGGAGGCAACACAGTAGCGTCCATCAGCGGCGCATCATTGTGCCTGCGAGCCTGTCCCGGCAGACCCCCGAGAAGCCCATCATTCACACcctggctattttttttctttttttttaacgcaaCACGACGTCACACTCCACAAGAGAGGAGGAGACCTtgattttgattggctggctaccaggAGGGAGACTTGTTATCATGGCTTACCTTTGCCCTCTTTGCTCTTCTTCCTCAGTGGAAGGCTGGGGGTGGAGATGGGGGAGCAGGAGCGGACCACCCGAGGCTTTCTCACTAAGACGAATTCAAAAAGGGCGGTGAGTTGAAGTCATTAGCACGCGCCTTGTGTACGCGTCGTGTCGGAAAACAATTTCACCTTTACTTTTTTTCTGAGGCTTCAAGGGACACCTGGGGGGGATCTCGTCCATGGATGAGGTGTCCTCGTCCAGCGACACGTCAAGGGCGCCGTTCTCCATGTGGTCGGGCCTCAGGGGGGCGTACGTCAGGTCGGCCTCTAGCAGTACGCCGTAGTTGTGAACTAGAACGTGGGCAACGAGTAAACAAAGAATAAACAATACTGTCAAAAAAACAAGggcattttttatgtgttgggGGGACTACAGGGCACGTGAGATGTGGAAACTGTAATGACAGCTGCGGTTCAAATCCATCCATCACCGTATTTATATATGGAGGTTGCCGAAAAAAATGGTTGAGTAAGATTTTGTGGAAATAGAACGGATTTAATCCTGCTCTCTTTGTCTTGTTTGACATCAAAAAGTCCGCCAGGGCTGTCCCACCTGTCACCCCAAATCAGCTCATCCGAGACCCAATTGGTGACAAGCGCTCGGCAAAATGGATGGAGGGATAAAATCCTAACCTTGCGAACGAGTGAAGAATAATGTTCTAGAGGCGGCGTATTTGTCAACAAGTCATCTTACGCATGCGCTTCTCATCCAGGATGTTGTTTGGCGACTCCATATTGAGCAGGGCTGCCGCCGCCTCGTTTGTCTCCATGCTGTCTTCTGCACCCGAGAccgtgtctttaaaaaaaaagaagaacagaACATATGATTAGTTTTCTATATTTTCTAGTGCTGTGAGCAACAAATGATGCTCCAGTGGGGGTCTCCAAATTTTTGATCAGATTTAAGTGGTTTGGTAATTCAAGTCAGTAGTCTAATGATGTTGACGTTGAAATAAACCCAGTCTGTTAAAACAAATGGGTTTTGAGACCCTGCATGAACTGATATTTCCACTAAAAGCGACCTTCAAAACACAGCCATCTGCTACGTATATTTGCCTAAATTTTACCATAAAAATAAACCTCACCAAGTACGAActttacattattattttttttattccggTGAATGTCCTGATGTTGGTAAATACCAGAAAGGCCAACAAAGCCAATCGTTTGGCCTCCTCACCCCAAGTTAGTTCTCTGAATTCCCTCATACaccgcaataaaaaaaaatacctgaacAGTGAGAAATGGGTGGcgtcagttttttatttttattttaactcaaTAGTTTAAAATAGGCCAAAAAAAGACATCAGTGCCAGAGAATTCGAATGGAAGAATGTGTCTAATGTTCCAACCTGAGAGGTCGACTCCTCCCACCAAGATGGATGGTGCCTCCACGACGTGCATGGCATTGTCCATCATGATCCCGTTGGTCACCTCGTCTGACTCCAGGCCCGAGTACACTTGCAACAGATCAGTGGCGGGCACCTGCTCCACGATCACGGCGGGGAACACAGATGGATCGTCCAgctgtgacacacacacacacagacacaaacaatTGAGTGGGAGAAAGAGGCTCGCCTCAATCCAGTCCATGTCGAAAAACGTAGCACAAACGGTAAATTGATATCACGACCTGATGTGCCGGCTCGTGTTTACAGCCGTATAAAAGCGAGCGAGTACCATGTGCAATTTGAGCTATTGTGCAGCGATAGAGGCGAGAGAAAGGAGCTCCTTTTTGAAGCCTTGCAGTTGCCCACAACAGGGACCCACCCTAAGACGGCCTGCAAAAGTCAACTTACTACTCCCACACATGGAAGACTTGGCTGGGAAAGATAATAAAAAGCAGTCGATGTCGAAAGCTATCATTGGGAAAGGTTcctgtgggattttttttcagtgtaaacTTCTTAAATCCTAATGTTTTGTCTTCATGCAAAATCCTACTTGCcattccataaaaaaatgttattgttgaaTGTCTTGGATCAATCTGGTGCCATGTGTAATGcattataaaaatgtgtttaaagggTTTCTTTTGGTTCTCTTACCACATGAAAAGGTTCAAACACTTTAAAAAGGCTCTTTCTAGTATACCCTTTTTTTCGGACTgcaagtcgcacctgagtataagtcgcaaaaTAGAggacaacagacaaaataggcacctgGTAATGTATCATGTTAATAATTTGCTGTTGGCGAtcagagatggaaaaaaata belongs to Stigmatopora argus isolate UIUO_Sarg chromosome 9, RoL_Sarg_1.0, whole genome shotgun sequence and includes:
- the elf1 gene encoding ETS-related transcription factor Elf-1 isoform X1, with translation MTTAAQPNELVFEFASNGMDEINQLDDPSVFPAVIVEQVPATDLLQVYSGLESDEVTNGIMMDNAMHVVEAPSILVGGVDLSDTVSGAEDSMETNEAAAALLNMESPNNILDEKRMLHNYGVLLEADLTYAPLRPDHMENGALDVSLDEDTSSMDEIPPRCPLKPQKKSKVRKPRVVRSCSPISTPSLPLRKKSKEGKGNTIYLWEFLLALLQDKNTCPKYIKWTQREKGIFKLVDSKAVSKLWGKHKNKPDMNYETMGRALRYYYQRGILAKVEGQRLVYQFKEMPDDLVVIEDEDDDGGNEYGHQRSANGRSVARGGSRGRAHQQFKQVKKEPLEQSLQRGAQGGQADQLLQILQGNPGADSLRSLSSSASLPVVLTSPGPGSLPLTTVLPNGDSGHCATLLQSIPSNATMSNDVLTIQPANGLPESLHQQLLVATLSPSAGCPSSIAPTSGLPRLLAINTACGQTMVAQQPGTVIATVLKSADLCGLQVKEEMMDSGYLRSTVNGDPSLADAFSKEEVDAGEAELQYRTVIIDASHNFGQVPTFNGFSSQSGSPCEGLTPVEELEVRGEMSLQPQQAIKGLQELPLSVQIPANFIQIKTEPTEA
- the elf1 gene encoding ETS-related transcription factor Elf-1 isoform X2, coding for MTTAAQPNELVFEFASNGMDEINQLDDPSVFPAVIVEQVPATDLLQVYSGLESDEVTNGIMMDNAMHVVEAPSILVGGVDLSDTVSGAEDSMETNEAAAALLNMESPNNILDEKRMLHNYGVLLEADLTYAPLRPDHMENGALDVSLDEDTSSMDEIPPRCPLKPQKKMRKPRVVRSCSPISTPSLPLRKKSKEGKGNTIYLWEFLLALLQDKNTCPKYIKWTQREKGIFKLVDSKAVSKLWGKHKNKPDMNYETMGRALRYYYQRGILAKVEGQRLVYQFKEMPDDLVVIEDEDDDGGNEYGHQRSANGRSVARGGSRGRAHQQFKQVKKEPLEQSLQRGAQGGQADQLLQILQGNPGADSLRSLSSSASLPVVLTSPGPGSLPLTTVLPNGDSGHCATLLQSIPSNATMSNDVLTIQPANGLPESLHQQLLVATLSPSAGCPSSIAPTSGLPRLLAINTACGQTMVAQQPGTVIATVLKSADLCGLQVKEEMMDSGYLRSTVNGDPSLADAFSKEEVDAGEAELQYRTVIIDASHNFGQVPTFNGFSSQSGSPCEGLTPVEELEVRGEMSLQPQQAIKGLQELPLSVQIPANFIQIKTEPTEA